One segment of Sulfobacillus thermosulfidooxidans DSM 9293 DNA contains the following:
- the iscB gene encoding RNA-guided endonuclease IscB, with protein sequence MVFVLDRQKNPLMPCTEKRARQLLERGRAMVHKIAPFTIRLKDRTAAESVLQPLRVKFDPGSKTTGMAIVLKGAKGSKVVFFGEIVHKAGIKAKLDARRALRRGRRYRKTRYRQARFQNRKRKEGWLPPSLEARVDQTLHAMAKIRQGAPVTDLSVEHVRFDTQKLDNPEISGVAYQQGTLLGYEVREYLLEKWGRACVYCGATDVPLEVEHIVPKSRGGTDRVSNLALACHACNQTKGSRTADEFGFPDIQMQARKPLRDAAMMNATRWRLYEQLQATGLPVEGGSGGRTKKQRLHQGLPKAHYYDALCVGASTPDRFTSLPAYVQIWTAKGRGTRQLCGANAYGFPIRHRSRQKVHFGFQTGDWVRAERKTGKFAGTWVGRVTVRARGSFVVTTVDGNRAEIFHTVCRILQRGNGWQITQKLAS encoded by the coding sequence ATGGTTTTTGTCCTAGACCGACAGAAGAATCCGCTGATGCCCTGCACCGAAAAGCGTGCGCGTCAGTTGCTGGAACGGGGTCGGGCCATGGTTCATAAAATAGCGCCATTTACGATTCGCCTAAAGGATCGGACGGCGGCAGAATCTGTGTTGCAGCCGCTGCGGGTGAAGTTCGATCCCGGTAGCAAAACGACCGGCATGGCCATCGTTCTGAAGGGGGCCAAAGGATCCAAGGTCGTTTTCTTTGGGGAGATTGTCCACAAAGCAGGTATCAAAGCCAAGCTGGATGCCCGACGCGCTCTCCGTAGAGGGCGACGGTATCGCAAGACCCGTTATCGCCAGGCACGGTTTCAGAACCGCAAGCGGAAAGAGGGCTGGCTACCACCATCTCTGGAAGCCCGGGTGGATCAGACGCTCCATGCCATGGCGAAGATCCGGCAGGGCGCCCCCGTCACGGATCTCAGCGTAGAACATGTGCGCTTCGACACGCAGAAGCTCGACAACCCGGAAATCTCGGGGGTGGCGTATCAGCAAGGAACCCTGTTGGGCTATGAAGTGCGGGAGTACCTGCTGGAGAAGTGGGGGCGGGCCTGTGTCTACTGCGGGGCCACCGATGTGCCACTGGAGGTGGAGCACATCGTGCCGAAGAGCCGCGGGGGGACGGATCGGGTTAGCAACTTAGCCTTGGCGTGCCACGCCTGCAACCAGACTAAGGGGAGTCGGACAGCCGACGAGTTCGGATTCCCCGACATCCAGATGCAAGCCCGAAAGCCATTGCGGGATGCAGCGATGATGAACGCCACCCGGTGGCGGCTCTATGAGCAACTCCAAGCCACGGGATTGCCGGTGGAAGGGGGATCGGGCGGACGGACCAAGAAGCAGCGACTCCATCAGGGCTTGCCCAAAGCGCATTATTACGATGCGCTCTGTGTGGGTGCCAGCACCCCGGATCGGTTCACGAGCCTTCCGGCGTATGTGCAGATTTGGACCGCCAAGGGACGCGGTACCCGACAACTGTGTGGAGCCAATGCGTACGGCTTCCCGATTCGACATCGGTCACGACAAAAGGTTCACTTCGGCTTTCAGACCGGAGATTGGGTGCGCGCCGAGAGGAAAACAGGGAAATTCGCCGGAACCTGGGTGGGGCGTGTGACCGTCCGAGC